The DNA region CGGGGCTGTGGTTCGATCTCGGGCCGCACCTGATCGACCAGGCGCTGGAGTTGTTCGGCCTGCCTGATGCCGTGCACGCGGCCATCCGCCCGCTGCGACCGGGTGCCACCGTGGACGACTGGTTCCACGTGCGGCTGGTCTACGCCTCACGCGAGGTGTGGCTCACGTCGAGCATGCTGGCCGCCGACCCGACGCCGCGCTTCGTCGTGCGCGGCACGACCGGCACCATCGTGAAGCAGGGGATGGATCCCCAGGAGCGCGCGCTCATGGCCGGCCAACGGCCGGGCGAGAGTGACTGGGGCCACGACCCGGACCCGGTCTTCGTGTACCGAGAGGGCCGCGAGCCGGAACGGCGCCCGGCCCCGCCGGGCCACTACGGCCACTTCTACGCCCGGATGCGCGACGCCATCCGCGAGGGCGCCGCGCCGCCTGTGACGGCGAGGCGTGCGCTGGAGGTGATGGCGGTGACGATGGCCGGCTTCGCGTCGGCATCGTCTGGTGAAGCCGCGCCCGTGTCCGGAACGGTGTGACTAAAGTCGACCATCGAGGAGACAAACAAGCGGGGCGTGTGTGCTGATGCGGTGGCCTCGCCTATCCTTGGGTGGCGACATTCTTGCACCGATTTCGGGGCAGAATGACACACATGCCCATCGCTTCCATCCGTAGAATCGCTGCCGGTCTGGCCCTGGCCCTGGGCCTGACGCTCGCGAGCAGCACCCAGGCGGCCGCCGCCGTCGTGTACGACTTCAGCCTCCCCGCCAACGGCGACGTCGGCGCCGTGCGCATCGTGCTCACGACGTCGGACTTCATCACGCCGTCGGACCTGGACATCTTTCCGCTGACCGCTGCCCAGATCGCGGTCAGCTCCGACGACGTGGTCGACAAGACCCAATCGGTGATTGGCGTCGACATCGAGCCCGACGTGACCTTGTTCGGCATCAACCTGCGCGGCCCCGGCGGTCTTCTGCTGCTGTTCACTGAGGACTACCCGGCGGACTTCTTCATCTTCGAGCGGACTCCGACACAGACGGGCACCTTCACGTCGGTCTCCGGAATCGTCGTGAGTGACGACGAACTGGAGACGCGCGCGCCGACCGCGACCCTCGTGGTCAGCGGCACCCCGGACGTGCCCGAGCCGGCGAGCCTCACGCTGCTCGGCGCTGCCGCCGCAGGGCTGATCGCCCGTCGCCGGCGCCAGACGCGGCGGTCCTGAGTCGCAGCCAGGGCGCGGTACCTCACCGCGCCGATCTCGTCCAGCGGCGGCGTGGCCACACGCCGCCGCCCTTCGCCCTCGCCGCCATCCTCATGGCCAGCCGCGCGGCGCCCAGCCCCTAGTTCTTCACTTTCATGACGCCGTTCATCAGGCGCCAGTGGCCCGGGAACGTGCACACGTACGGGTAGTCGCCGGCCTGTGCTGGGGCGCGGAACTGCACCGTGATCGTCTGTCCGGGATTGACGATCGGCGTCGAGAAGAGCACCAGCGAGGTCTGTGGCACGTAACTCTGGGCCAACGCGTCGCCCGTCGTGAGCATCTGGTCGGCCGCGCCACCGAGCTGGGCCAGCGAGTCGGCGGCGCCCAGGATGAAGTTGTGCTGCATCACGTCGGGGTTGGTGAACACCAGCTGCACGAGCTGTCCGGGCGCCACCGTGAACTCCGCGCGATCGAACTTCATCTGTCCCGGGATCACCGTGAGCGCCACGGTCACGTCGGGTCGGGGCAACGCGGCAGCGGGCGGCGCGGTCCGTGCCGCTGCCGCCGTCGCGGCGGCCAGGTGTGCCGGGAGTTCGCCGGCCCTGGCGTAGAGCGACACGGCGTTGGTCTGGCGTTCGACCCGGTGCCTCCAGGTGCCCGCCAGCGACTGGCGCGCGCCGGCCACCTCCAGGTACAGCAGGTCGGGCGTGCTGAGGAAGCCGCCGTCGCCGCGGTAGTTCTGGATGCGGAGGGTGAGGACGTTCGACCCGGCCTTCAGCGCTTCGGCGGGGACGGTGAAGACCGGCAGCGCCGCAGGGGCGGCCGGATCGCGCGGCGGTGCCGGCACGGCCTGGCCGTTGACCCAGACCTCCGCGGCCTGCCCGATGCGACCGAGGCTGAAGCGGACCGGGGCGCCTGCCGCCGCGTCGAACGTCCGCGTGAACCAGACGACGCCGTCGAAGTCGGCCAGGCCCTTCGACTCCCAGCGGCCCGGAACCTCGATCTCCTTCCACGACGACGCCAGGCTGGCCGCCTCGGGCACGCGCCAGTCGGGGCGGTTGTTGCCCAGCCGCAGGGGCAGGGGTAACGCGGTCTCGGGCACGGCGTTCGGGTCGGCCTGGTAGAGCGGCAGCACGCGTGCGCGGTGACGATGCGCGGCCACGTACAGCGCGCGACTCAGCCAGCGATCCTTGAAGTTCTGCGCCTCGAGGCTGGCCGTGTAGATCGCCCTGGCGATCCCGTCCGACGAGGGCGCGTCGGCGAGCGCGAGGATCGCGGCCAGTCGCGTGTGCAGGTCGGGATCGCGCAGGAGCCCTGCATCGAGAATCGCCTGCGCGCCACCCGGGCGCGTGGCGAGCACGGTGGCCGCGGCCTTGCGCACGCCGGCGGCCGGGTGCTTCAGCGCCGCCACCACTGCGCGCCCTGCGTCGCTGCCGACGTCGGTGATCGCGCCCAGGCCGTCCAGCGTCCACACCGCGTGCAACGCGGCGCCGTTCAGGCCAATCTCGTCCACCGACGTGTTGCGGGTCAGCGCAATCAGCGCCGGGACGACATCCGTCGCGCCGCGCTCGACGAGCATCCGCTGCGCGTGCAGGCGCCACAGCATGTTGTCGGAGGACAGGCCCGCCACCAGCGAGGCCGGCAGCGACGCCGACAGCCGCGGCATCGTCGGGCGGCTGCCCGCCTTCGGCACGATCCGGTAGATGCGCCCGTGGTGCCGGTCGCGCATCGACGTCTCGTACGCATTGCCTGGACCGTTGCTGTACCCGGGCGGCGTCGGGTTGTGCTGGGCGATGAAGTTGTACCAGTCGGCCACCCACACGGCCCCGTCCGGACCCACCTGCGCGTGCACCGGGGCGACCCACTCCTCGGCGCCGGCCATCAGGTTGTAGCCGTCGCGCGTCACGAACCCCGCGCCGTCCTTCTCGATCACGCCCTGGCCGACGATGTGCGCCGTCGGCTCGGTGATGAAGGCGATGCGGTTCCAGTACGCCTTCGGGAACCGGCGCGCGGTGTACAGCTGGTGCCCGGCCGCCGCCGTGTAGCCGCCGTGCACGTCCACCTGCCGGATGTAGGGCGTGATGAAGTGCGCGTTGTAGAACTGCGCCAGGCTCTGGTAGCCGGGTCCGCTCACCGGACGGCCCCCGGTGCCCAGTCCCTCGACGCCGTCGAAGTAGCGGTTCGGGATCGCCACGTAGAAGCTCGGGTCGTTGTTGGCCGTCGATCCGAACACGTCGAACGTCTCCGAGAAGCCCAGGCCCCACGTGTTGTTGGTCGACCCGGTCACGAACTCGAAGCCCGATCCGTCGGGCCTGAACCGGAACACGCCCATGCCGAACTGCATCGGCTTGCCGTTCATCTCGCCCTTGAAGCCGGCGTAGCCGACGGTGCCCCACACGTAGTTGTCGGGGCCGTACAGCAGGTTCGACGGGCCGGCGTGGCTGTCGCTGATGCCCCAGCCGGTGCTGAGGACGGTCTTCTTGTCGGCCTTGTCGTCGCCGTTGGTGTCCTCGAGCAGCAGCATGTGCGGCGCGGCGGCGACGATGACGCCCTTGCCGGTGAACACCAGGCTGGTGGCCAGGTTGAGACGATCGGCGAAGACGGTGAACTTGTCGGCGCGCCCGTCGCCGTTGGTGTCCTCGAGGATGCGGATGCGGTCGGCGCCAGGCTGGCCGTTCAGCACGAGGTTGGGATAGTCGATGGCCTCGATCACCCACAGCCGCCCCCGGGCGTCGAACTGGAACGTGATGGGCTTGACGATGTCGGGCTCGCGCGCGAAGAGCTGCAGGTCGAACTCCGCCGGCGTCGTGATGAACTTCATCGAGTCGGCCGGCGAGAACGGCATCTGGTACTTCGGGGCCGGATCGCGCTTCTCGTAGTTGGGCACGTTGAAGCCGTCGAGGTAGGTGACCTCAGGCATCTTCAGCGCCTGCCACGCCTTGCGTGCCTGGTCCGAGACGGCCCACGTGGTGGCGCGCTCGACCAGCACCTGGAAGCCAGGGTTCCGCCACGTGCGCTCGTCGTGGCCGAACGCGGTGTAGAACACGCGGCCCTTGCCCTGCGTGCGCACCCAGGTGTACGGCTCACGCCCCTTGTCGTCGACCCGCTCCATCAGCACCGTGCGGTCGACCGGGTTGTGCCGCGTGTGGACGTAGGTCTCGTCCCAGGTGGTGAACGGCGCCAGGCCGCTCATGATCGGGTGGTCGGGGGCGACGATCTCCGCCGTGAAGTCACCGGTGCCGTGGGTGCTGAACTGCCCGCCGATCATCGGGATGTAGCGCGGCGCCTTCGTGAACATGAACGAGGCGCAATGCAGCGCGATCAGGCCCTTGCCGCCCTCGACGAACGACACCAGCGCCTGTTCCTGCGCCTCGGTGATGTCGGTGTGGTTGGCGTAGATCATGATCGCGTCGTAGTTGGCGAGCACCTCGGGCCGCAGCGCCTCCGCCGGCGTCGCCACGTGCGTGAGCTGGATGCCCTTGCGGGCCAGCGGCGCGGCCAGGATCGGCATCAGCGTCATCGACGGATGGTGCGTGCTCGTGTGGCCGAGGAAGAGCACACGGAGTGGGCGGCCTTCCGCCTTCGCGCGTTGCGCTACGGCGGACGAGTCGGCCGTGGGTCGCCGGCCTTCGGGGCGAGCGGCGCCCTGCCGAGCGGGCGCCGTGCCAGCGCGCGCGGGCGCCTGCCCGTGCGGGGCCGCCGTCGCGAGTACGACGGCCAGCGCGGCGATCAGCAGCGACGTGACACGCCAGGTGGTCGGTCTCATCGCGTGCGCCTTCCAGTGGCGCCGGCCGTGCGCGTGCCTTTCCGGCCCTTGCCGACCGCCGATGGCCGACTGCCGCGCTTCGATTCCCGACTCCCGACTCCCGACTCCCGACTCCCGACTCCCGACTCCCGACTCCCGACTCCCGTCCGAGCACCAGGTTCCTGAACCGCCGCGCCTGCGCCTCGATGCCCACCTCGGTGGCCAGCCGCTCGATGCTCGAGGCGCCGAAGAAGCCGTCGATGCCCTGCGTGCGCTCGAGCACGTACGCCACGTCCTCGGGCTCGGCGATGGGGCCGCCGTGGCAGATCACGAAGACGTCCTTGCGCACCGCTCGCGCCGCGTCGTGCATCGCCTGCACGCGGGCGGCCGCCTCGTCGAGCGTCAAGGCCGTCCGTGCGCCGATCGAACCCTTGGTGGTCAGGCCGAGGTGCGCGACCAGCACGTCGGCGCCGGCCGTCGCCATGTCTCGCGCCGTGTCGGGGTCGAACACGTACGGGCAGGTCAGCATGTCGAGCGCGCGGGCCTCGCGGATCATGTCCACCTCGAGGCCGTAGCTCATGCCCGTCTCCTCGAGGTTCTGGCGGAACGTGCCGTCGATCAGCCCGACGGTCGGGAAGTTCTGCACGCCGTCGAAGCCCATCGCCTTCAACTGCCGCAGGAATGCCGGCATGATGCGGAACGGGTCGGTGCCGCACACGCCGGCCAGCACCGCGACGTCCTTCACGACCGGCAGCACCTCGCGCGCCATGTCGGTGACGATCGCGTTGGCGTCGCCATAGGGCAGCAGGCCCGCGAGGCTGCCGCGGCCGGCCATCCTGAAGCGCCCGGAGTTGTAGATGATGATGAGGTCGACGCCGCCGCGCTCGGCGAACTTGGCCGAGATGCCGGTGCCGGCACCGGCGCCGATGATGGGTTGCCGCGCGGCGACCCGCGCCCGCAGGCGCCGCAGCATGGTCGATCTGTCGAGAAATGGCATAGGAAGAGATGGGCAGGCGTCGGCCGTGGGCGACGCGTGTGGCTACCGCTGATGGTCGGACATGCGTGCGCGGAACTCCGCAACGAGGGCGTCGGCGAACGCGGCGTCGTTGATGTGGGCGTCGACCTCGATCACGCGGACACGCGGCGCGACGTGCTGGCGCAGCGCGTCGAAGAGCGCGGCGTCGGCCGCAGGATCGTGGAAGGGCTGCCCGGGCGCGTCGAGCGCGCTCACGCCGCGCAGCGGCAGCACCAGCGACGTCGGCCCCGTGGCGGCGTTGAGTTGTGTGGCGATGCGCGTGCCGATCGCCATGCACTCGTCGGGGGTGGTGCGCATCAGGGTGACCGTCGCGTTGTGGCGATACAGCAGGCGCTCGCGGAACTGCGGGGGCACCGTGTCGATGCCGCCGAAGTTCACCATGTCGCAGGCGCCCACCGAGACCACCTGCGGCACGCCGCGTCGTGCGGCGGCCGACAGCCGCGTCGGCCCCGCCGTCAGAACGCCGCCGACCACCTCGTCGCACCACTCGGTCGTGGTCACGTCGAGCACGCCGGCGAAGTAGCCGTCGTCGATCAGGCCCTCCATCGCGCGCCCGCCCGACCCTGTCGCGTGGAACACCGTCACGTCGTACCCGGCGGCCTCGAGCGCGCCACGCGCCGCCGTCACGCACGGCGTCGTCACGCCGAACATCGTCGCAGCGACCAGCGGCCGGTGCCCGGGTGCCGCCGCGGCACTGCCGACCGCCGACTGCCGACTGCCGTCTTCCCGGGGTCCGGCGCCCGGGGCCCGGTGCCCGTTCTGTTCGACCATCCCGCACACCGCGCCGGCCGCGTTGGCCAGGATGCGGCGCGACAGCGGGTTGAGCCCGGCGATGTCGACCACCGAGTACATCAGCGTGACGTCCTTCACGTCGACGTAGGGCGCCGTGTTGCCGGAGGCCATGGTGGACACCATCACCTTGGGCACGCCGACCGGCAGCGTCCGCATCGCCGCCGTGATCATCGTGGTGCCGCCACCGCCGCCGAGGCCGAGCACGCCGTCGAACCGGCCCTCGGCGTACCAGGCGGGTACCAGCGCGCGGGCGCCGCGCAGCATGACGTCGACGGCCGCGCCACGGTCGGCGGTCGCGCGCAGGTCCGCGAGACTGCCGCCGCCAGCCTGCGCCACCACCTCGGCCGGCACGTCGGGGACGATGCGTGGCGCACCGAGGATCCCCAGGTCGACAAGCAGCGTGCGATGGCCGCGCGCCGCGATCAGGTCGCGGACGAACGCGTACTCGTCGCCTTTGGTGTCGAGCGAGCCGAGCAGCAGGATGGTGCGCGGCGTCACGGTCGCAGCGTGCTCCAGGGCGCCTCGCCCGACACGTCCACCAGCGGCGGCCCCTCGAAGATGGCCGGCGAGAGGATCGCCAGGAACACCAACGTCTCGTCCCCGGCATTGTAGGTGCCGTGCACGACGTCCTTCGGGATGTGGGCGATGTCGCCGGCGCCGAGCAGCCGCCGCTCGCGGTCGACCCACTGCTCGGCGGTCCCCGACACGACGTAGATGATCTCCTCCATGGCCGGATGGCGATGGAAGGCATGGCCGGTGCCGGGGGGCATCCGGACGCGTACCAGCAGCAGGTCGCGCGCGTCGGTGAGCCCGGGACGGCACAGCCACTCGTGCGGTCCCCACGGCAACTGCTCGACCTGCACGTCCGGTGCGGTCACGAAGCGCAGGGCGGCCACCGCCCCCGACTCGGTCACGTTCGATCTCCTCCAGCGTCCAGCGAGGCCCTCACGTGTATCACAGGCGCGCATATACTGCACGGC from Luteitalea sp. TBR-22 includes:
- a CDS encoding PVC-type heme-binding CxxCH protein, giving the protein MTLMPILAAPLARKGIQLTHVATPAEALRPEVLANYDAIMIYANHTDITEAQEQALVSFVEGGKGLIALHCASFMFTKAPRYIPMIGGQFSTHGTGDFTAEIVAPDHPIMSGLAPFTTWDETYVHTRHNPVDRTVLMERVDDKGREPYTWVRTQGKGRVFYTAFGHDERTWRNPGFQVLVERATTWAVSDQARKAWQALKMPEVTYLDGFNVPNYEKRDPAPKYQMPFSPADSMKFITTPAEFDLQLFAREPDIVKPITFQFDARGRLWVIEAIDYPNLVLNGQPGADRIRILEDTNGDGRADKFTVFADRLNLATSLVFTGKGVIVAAAPHMLLLEDTNGDDKADKKTVLSTGWGISDSHAGPSNLLYGPDNYVWGTVGYAGFKGEMNGKPMQFGMGVFRFRPDGSGFEFVTGSTNNTWGLGFSETFDVFGSTANNDPSFYVAIPNRYFDGVEGLGTGGRPVSGPGYQSLAQFYNAHFITPYIRQVDVHGGYTAAAGHQLYTARRFPKAYWNRIAFITEPTAHIVGQGVIEKDGAGFVTRDGYNLMAGAEEWVAPVHAQVGPDGAVWVADWYNFIAQHNPTPPGYSNGPGNAYETSMRDRHHGRIYRIVPKAGSRPTMPRLSASLPASLVAGLSSDNMLWRLHAQRMLVERGATDVVPALIALTRNTSVDEIGLNGAALHAVWTLDGLGAITDVGSDAGRAVVAALKHPAAGVRKAAATVLATRPGGAQAILDAGLLRDPDLHTRLAAILALADAPSSDGIARAIYTASLEAQNFKDRWLSRALYVAAHRHRARVLPLYQADPNAVPETALPLPLRLGNNRPDWRVPEAASLASSWKEIEVPGRWESKGLADFDGVVWFTRTFDAAAGAPVRFSLGRIGQAAEVWVNGQAVPAPPRDPAAPAALPVFTVPAEALKAGSNVLTLRIQNYRGDGGFLSTPDLLYLEVAGARQSLAGTWRHRVERQTNAVSLYARAGELPAHLAAATAAAARTAPPAAALPRPDVTVALTVIPGQMKFDRAEFTVAPGQLVQLVFTNPDVMQHNFILGAADSLAQLGGAADQMLTTGDALAQSYVPQTSLVLFSTPIVNPGQTITVQFRAPAQAGDYPYVCTFPGHWRLMNGVMKVKN
- a CDS encoding Tm-1-like ATP-binding domain-containing protein produces the protein MTPRTILLLGSLDTKGDEYAFVRDLIAARGHRTLLVDLGILGAPRIVPDVPAEVVAQAGGGSLADLRATADRGAAVDVMLRGARALVPAWYAEGRFDGVLGLGGGGGTTMITAAMRTLPVGVPKVMVSTMASGNTAPYVDVKDVTLMYSVVDIAGLNPLSRRILANAAGAVCGMVEQNGHRAPGAGPREDGSRQSAVGSAAAAPGHRPLVAATMFGVTTPCVTAARGALEAAGYDVTVFHATGSGGRAMEGLIDDGYFAGVLDVTTTEWCDEVVGGVLTAGPTRLSAAARRGVPQVVSVGACDMVNFGGIDTVPPQFRERLLYRHNATVTLMRTTPDECMAIGTRIATQLNAATGPTSLVLPLRGVSALDAPGQPFHDPAADAALFDALRQHVAPRVRVIEVDAHINDAAFADALVAEFRARMSDHQR
- a CDS encoding PEP-CTERM sorting domain-containing protein, producing MPIASIRRIAAGLALALGLTLASSTQAAAAVVYDFSLPANGDVGAVRIVLTTSDFITPSDLDIFPLTAAQIAVSSDDVVDKTQSVIGVDIEPDVTLFGINLRGPGGLLLLFTEDYPADFFIFERTPTQTGTFTSVSGIVVSDDELETRAPTATLVVSGTPDVPEPASLTLLGAAAAGLIARRRRQTRRS
- a CDS encoding cupin domain-containing protein, with product MTESGAVAALRFVTAPDVQVEQLPWGPHEWLCRPGLTDARDLLLVRVRMPPGTGHAFHRHPAMEEIIYVVSGTAEQWVDRERRLLGAGDIAHIPKDVVHGTYNAGDETLVFLAILSPAIFEGPPLVDVSGEAPWSTLRP
- a CDS encoding oxidoreductase, translated to MTPARTHDIGVALLGFGFAGRIFHAPFIATTPGLALRMIASSRRDEIAAAYPGVRVSQSAEDALASPDVDLVVVATTNETHAPFAQAAMRAGKHVVVDKPFTLTLDEARRVVATAEETRRLLAVFQNRRWDSDFAGVRAAIAAGAIGEVTELWSEIARWRPEVRDRWRERPGPGAGLWFDLGPHLIDQALELFGLPDAVHAAIRPLRPGATVDDWFHVRLVYASREVWLTSSMLAADPTPRFVVRGTTGTIVKQGMDPQERALMAGQRPGESDWGHDPDPVFVYREGREPERRPAPPGHYGHFYARMRDAIREGAAPPVTARRALEVMAVTMAGFASASSGEAAPVSGTV